In candidate division KSB1 bacterium, a single window of DNA contains:
- a CDS encoding VOC family protein has product MSESQKRSWTHWFEIPVTDFDRAKKFYETIFLTELFVNDFGSFKMGIFPHKDVGCAIFFGEWYKPSSDGSLVYLDANPDLQETLNRIESAGGKIIQEKKQISEEHGFMALFIDSEGNRMALHSME; this is encoded by the coding sequence ATGTCTGAATCTCAAAAGAGATCATGGACGCACTGGTTTGAAATTCCTGTGACAGATTTCGACAGAGCAAAAAAATTCTACGAGACAATTTTTTTAACCGAACTCTTTGTGAATGACTTTGGAAGTTTCAAAATGGGAATTTTTCCGCATAAAGACGTAGGTTGTGCCATTTTTTTTGGAGAATGGTACAAGCCAAGCAGCGATGGAAGTTTGGTGTACTTGGATGCCAACCCTGATTTGCAAGAAACTCTAAATAGAATAGAAAGTGCAGGTGGCAAGATTATACAAGAGAAAAAGCAAATTTCAGAGGAGCATGGCTTTATGGCACTCTTTATTGACAGTGAAGGAAACAGAATGGCTTTACATTCGATGGAATAA